A region of the Streptomyces sp. NBC_00442 genome:
GCGTTCCTGGTTCGGTGCATCGGACAACTCTGCTGGCCGCGGCGGGCGTTGGGCGAGCCGGTGGGGCCACAATGGCCCGCACGAGTGACGCGCCCGCCGGGGCGGGCGCGCGGGAACCCGGCGCGGATTCCTGCCGCCGCCGGGCCGGCCCACCCGGCCCCGTCAGCTTCCGGTGCGCGTCAGCTTCCGGCGGCGCCGTCGATCGCTTCGCGGATCAGATCGGCGTGGCCGTTGTGGCGGGCGTACTCCTCGATCATGTGGGTGTAGATCCATCGCAGGTTGAAGTGCTGCCCGCTGCGAGCGGTGCCTTTGCTGAGGTCGTCGAGGCCGTGGCCGGCCGCTGCCTCCCGGGTCGCGGCGACCTCCGTGTGCCATGTGGCGAGCGCCTCGGCATAGGTGTCGTCCGGGCCGAAGTGGAAATCGCCGTCCGGGTCCTCGTCGGTCCCGTACACGCCCTCGTCGGTGCCGCCCGAGAACACCGTGACGAACCACCAGCGCTCGACTTCCGCGAGGTGGCGCAGCAGCCCGAGCAGCGTGAGAGCGGAGCTCGGCACGGCCGTCCGCTTGAGCTGCTCGTCGGTGAGCCCGGAACACTTCCAGAGCAGTGTGCCGCGGTGGTATTCCAGCCAGCCTTCGAGCATGTCCCGCTCGGTGGCGTCGAGTGCGGGCTCGTCACGCCGAGCGGATTCGGCCTGCGGTACCTCGGAGGTCGTCATGGCGTCATCCTGGCCGACGGTCACCGCCGTGGCCACCGGTTATCGAGATGCGGGCCCGGCCAGCATGCCGTGCAGCAGCTCGGAGAAGCCGCGGCGCAGTTCGGGCTCGGACGGCACCTCGGCATGGTAGGAACCGGCCGCGCAGGAGAACATCAGGCCTTCGCCGAACGAGACGAGGCCGAGCGCGTGGCGTTCCGGCGCGCCGGAGCCCGCCGCCGCCATCAGTGCCACGAGCGGCTCCCTGAACTGCCGTCCGGCCGCGTCGTAGTGGGCACGCAGCTCGGGTCGCCGGGTCGCCTCCAGGGCCAACTCGTAGCGGGAGACCAGCAGTTCGCGATGATCGGTGAGGCTGCGGTGCAGGGCGCGGGCGAGCGCCGCGGCCACGTCGTCGAGGTTGGCCCCCGCCACCGGCAGCTCGGCCGGGGTGAGAACCTCGGCCTCCCGCTCAGCCTGCCGCGTAACGGCCGCTTCGAGCAGCGCGAGCCGGGTCCGTGCCTGGTTGGAGGTCGAGCCCTGGGGCAGCCCGGCCCGCTCGTCGACGGCGCGATGGGTCAGACCGCGCATGCCCCGCTCGGCGAGCAGGGCGAGCGCGGTGTCGGCGATGAGCTCGGCACGCGAGGTGCCGGGGATGCGTGCGGCCATGAGATCAACCTATCCCGTGCACTACGGGTGTAGTAACGTGAGGTGTGCACTACAGGTGTAGTGCATGACAGACGCGGTACGCGGGTGTCATGGGCCAGGCGCCCACCAGGAGCCGGGCCGTGGGCATGACCACCAGCCAGACCGTGGGTCGAACCACGAGCGCGCCATGAGTCGGAGCGTCAGGGGGCATCATGAACATCGAGGTGGACGGCGTGGGCGGCACGCCCCGCGCGGTCGTCGTCGGCGGCGGGATCGGCGGGCTCGCCGCCGCGGCGGCGCTGATCGGGCGCGGCTGGCAGGTCACCGTCCTGGAGCGGGCCGCGGCGCCGAAGCCGGCCGGGGCGGGCATCGCGCTCGCCCCCAACGGTCTGCGCGCCCTCGACGTCATCGGCCTCGGCGACGCCGTCCGGGCCCTCGCCGCCTGGCAGGGCGACGGCGGCCTGCGCACCCCGCGCGGCCGATGGCTCTCCCGCACGGATGCGCGCGCCGCCGCCGACGCCTTCGGCGGACCCGTCGTGCTGCTGCACCGGGCGACCCTGATCGACACCCTGGCCGCCGCGCTCCCGGCGGGAACGGTACGCACCGGCGAGGCGGCGGAGCTGGCCGACCGCGGGGCCGCCGACCGCCCGGCCGTGGTTCGCACCGCCGGCGGGGAGATCGAGGCCGACCTGGTCGTGGGCGCCGACGGCATCCACTCCGCGCTGCGCGCGAGCCTCTTTCCGGCCCACCCGGGTCCCGAATACGCCGGGTTCACCACCTGGCGCCTCGTGGTCGCGGGCCCCGCCCGGCCGTTCGCGCCGCACGAGACCTGGGGGCCGGGCAGGCTGTGGGGCACCCAGCCCCTCAAGGACGGCCGCGTCTACGCGTACGCGGCAGCCAGGACCCCGCGCGACGGGCACGGTGCCGAGGGTGAACTCCCGGTACTGCGACGGCTGTTCGGCACCTGGCACGATCCGGTCCCGGCCGTGCTCGCGGCCGTAGGCGAAGGCGCGGTGCTGCGCAACGACGTCCACTGGATGGCCAAGAGCCTGCCCGTCCACCACCGCGGCCGGGTCGCCCTCATCGGTGACGCGGCCCACGCCATGGCGCCGACGCTCGGCCAGGGCGGCAATCAGGCCTTGGAGGACGCCGTCGTCCTCGCCCACTGCGCTGACCCCCACGGCGACCTCGCCGTCTCCCTCGCCCGCTACAGCGCCGAGCGCGTGCCCCGCACCAGGGCCATGACGGACAAGGCGGAGCGCGTCGCCCGGCTCGCGATGACGCGCAATCCGGCCGGCGTCGCGGCACGGAACACCCTGATCCGTGCGCTCCGCCTGCTCGGCCCCGGCTCCGCGCTGCGCCCCTTCGCGGACATCATGGACTGGCAGCCACCAGCCACACGTATGCTGACCAGGCAAGGAAGCAGGACACCACTCGGCGACAGGGAGACCCCGTGAAGGTCGGATGCATCGGACTCGGGGACATCGCGCACAAGGCCTACCTGCCGGTGCTGACCATGCTGGCCGACACGGAACTGCACCTGCAGACCCGCACCCCGGCCACTCTGGCCGCGGTGGCCGACGCCCACCGCATTCCCGCCGCCCAGCTCCACACCGACCTGGACGCGTTGCTCGCGCAGGGGCTCGACGCCGCGTTCGTGCACGCGCCGACCGCCGTGCACCCGGAGATCGTGACGCGGCTGCTCGAATCCGGCGTACCGACCTATGTCGACAAGCCGCTCGCCTACGAACTCGCCGAGTCCGAGCGGCTGGTGGCGCTCGCGGAGGAGCGCGGCGTGAGTCTCGCCGTCGGCTTCAACCGGCGGCTCGCCCCCAGCTACGCCCAATGCGCCGATCACCCGCGCGAGTTGATCCTGATGCAGAAGAACCGGGTGGGTCTGCCCGAGGACCCGCGCACGCTGGTGCTCGACGACTTCATCCACGTCGTGGACACCCTGCGGTTCCTGGCGCCGGGGCCGATCGAGCACACCGTCGTACGGGCGCGGGTCCGCGGGGGCCTGATGGAACACGTGGTCCTTCAGCTCTCCGGCGACGGCTTCACCGCGATCGGCACCATGAACCGGCTCAACGGCTCCACCGAGGAGATCCTGGAGGTCTCCGGGCAGGACACCAAGCGCCAGGTGCTCAACCTCGCCGACGTGGTCGACCACAAGGGCCAGCCGACGCTGCGCCGCCGTGGCGACTGGGTGCCGGTCTCCCGCCAGCGCGGCATCGAACAGTCCGTGCTGTCCTTCCTCGACGCGGTGCGGGCGGGGAAGACGCTCAGCGCCCAGGACGCGCTCGCGACCCATGAGCTGTGCGAGCGGGTGGTGCGGGAGTCCCTGCGGCAGGCCTCCTGAGCACCCGCGTCCCCTGCGCCGCACAGAACACGACGACCACCGCAAGCGCCGCGTAGACCGCCCAGTCGCCGAAGCGCACATAGGGCGTGGTGCCGGTGGTGAGCGGGATGTCGTACACGGCGGAGGTGCTGGCGGAGGTGCCGATCCACCGGCCGATCCGGCCGCCGTCCGCACCGTGGACCGCGCTGATTCCGGTCAGCGTCGCGTGGACCATCGGACGGCCCGTCTCGGCGGCGCGCAGCGCGGCGAGCGAGGCGTGCTGGGCCGGGGCCCAGGTGTCCTGGAACGACGAGGTGGAGGACTGCGCGACCAGCAACTGGGCGCCGTCGCGCACCAGATGACGGCTCATGTCGGGAAACGCGGACTCGAAACACACGAGCGGCCCAAGACGCACCCCCGTGGGCAGCGTCATCACCACGGGGGTCGTGCCGCGCCGGCGGTCCTCGCCGGCCGCCTTGCCGACCGACGTCGCCCAGCCGAGCAGCGAACGGGCCGGAATGTACTCACCGAACGGCACGAGCCGCATCTTGTCGTAGCGCTGACCGGTCGGCCCGACCGGTCCGACGAGCACCGAACTCTTGAAGATCCCCGGCTTGTCCGACCTGCGGGCGTCCACATTCACCAGGATGTCCGCGCCGACCTCCCGCGAGAGCTTCGCGATCCGGGCGGCCAGGTCGGGGCGGGCGGCCAGGTCCTGCCCCACACTGCTCTCGCCCCACACGACGAGATCCACCCGCTGCCCCACCAGGGCCCGCGTCAGCGCCTCACTGCGGGCGAAGCGGGCATCGCCGTCCTCGATCACGCCCGGCTGCACCACGGCGACCCGTAGGTGGCCGTCCCGCTGCATATGGGGAGCCCACACCCATACCGCGCTTGTGGCGAGCGCACACACAACAAGGGCCGACACCATGGCGATACGCGCCGCCCGGTGGACCACACAGAGGGCGACGGCGGTGTTCACCGCCACCACGAGCAGACTCACCAGCCATACCCCACCCACCGACATCAACCGCAGCGCGGGAGCCACCTCCCACTGGCTCGCGCCGAGCAGCCCCCACGGCCCGCCGAGCCCCTGCCACGACCGGACCAGCTCCACCATCAGCCAGCCCGACGGCACCACCGCCACCGCCGCCAGCGCACGCGCCGTCGAGGGCCTGCCGCCCAGGGCCGAGCGCACCAGCACACCCCACGGCGCCCACAACAGCCCAAGCAGCCCGGCGAGCACCACGATGAACACATTGAGGCTCGGCAGCAGCCAGTGGTGCACGGCGAGCATGAACCCGGTGCCGCCGAGCCATCCGTCGAGCGCGGCCCGCCGGACGCTGCCCGCGGAACGCACGAGCAGCAGCAGCGGCACGAGCGCCACATAGGCGAACCACCACAGCGACGGCGCGGGGAACGCGAGCGCGGGCAGCGCCCCGGCGAGCAGCGCGGCCGCGCCGCGCCACCAGGCCGAGGCGAGCCGCGGACCGTGACGGCCGACCGGAATCCGCATACCGCGCCTCCTTGCCCACCCCCGTGATCAGGTCTGTCCCCCCGCCAGTGTGCGGGAGAGCGGCGGCCGCGCGCAGACGGCCCGGCGGCCCCGGCGCGTTACGCCCGCCCCTCAGCTCCCCGAGTGCCCGGCGAGCACCCCCGACAACCGTCGCCACTTCTCGAACACGGTCACCGACCGCAGCCGCCACCCTTCCTCGGCGCGGACCAGCGAGAAGGCGTAGCGCCCGCCGGCCTCGAAGTCGGGTGCGGGCGGCCCGGCGTCGCCCGCGGTGCCGCAGCACATCGGGTTGAAGTAGTCGGCGCGCAGCTCGGCCCGGTCGCCCGGGTAGCCACCGAGATCCTGAAGGCTCAGCACCCGGTTGGTGATCAGATGCTGACGGACCGGGAACACCAGCAGGGTCTCGCCGAGCCACCGCGCCACCTCCTCGGCTCCGCCCTCGATGCCGCCCGCGGCACGGTAGTCGGCGCGTCCGTCGGCCGCGAACAGGGCGCGGTAGGCGGTCCAGTCCCCGTCGTCGACGGCCGCGGCGTATCCGGTGATGAGTTCGTCGATGGCCAGCCGGTCCAAGAGGGTTCCGAGATCCACACGCTGCGTCATCGGGTCAGTCTCCGCCCCCGGGCCCGTAACGCCAAGAGCGCTGCACTTGTGGGCGGTCGGCGGGCCGTGTTACCGCTGGCGCCATGACTGATGAGAGAGCCCCGGCAGTACGCAGCGAACGGCACGGCCCGGTCACGACGGTGGTGCTCTCGCGCCCCGGCGTGCGCAACGCGGTGGACGGCCCCACCGCGCGGGCCCTCGCCGACGCCTTCCGTGCCTTCGAGGCCGACGAACGGGCCGCCGTCGCGGTGCTGTGGGGAGAGGGCGGCACGTTCTGCGCGGGCGCCGACCTCAAGGCGCTGGGCACCGCACGGAGCAACACGGTGACCGAGGACGGCGACGGCCCGATGGGTCCGACCCGGCTGCGGCTCTCCAAACCGGTCATCGCCGCCGTCGCCGGGCACGCGGTGGCCGGCGGGCTCGAACTCGCGCTCTGGTGCGACCTGCGGGTCATGGAGCAGGACGCCGTGTTCGGGGTCTTCTGCCGGCGCTGGGGCGTGCCGCTGATCGACGGCGGCACGGTGCGCCTGCCGCGGCTCATCGGGGCGGGCCGTGCCATGGACCTCGTCCTGACCGGGCGGCCGGTGGACTCGCCGGAGGCCCACGCCATCGGCCTCGCCGACCGCGTCGTGCCCACCGGCACCGCCCGCGCGGCCGCGGAACGGCTCGCCGCCGAGATCGCCGCCTTCCCGCAGACGTGCCTGCGCCACGACCGGATGTCGCTGCGCGAACAGGAGGGGCTCGGCGAGGAGGAAGCCCTCCTGAACGAGGTGCGTCACGGCGTCCACGCCCTCGGCGGCGAAGCCCCCGAGGGAGCGGCCCGGTTCGCCGCGGGGGCGGGCCGTCACGGCGCCTTCGACGAATGGGCTTGACGGATCCCAGCCCTGGGCGCCCGGCGGGCTTGCGCGTACGCGGCCACGGGCGCCGGCTGGCGCGTACGCGACGGGAGCGGCCGCGCACGGATGCGGCCAGGGGCGCCGCCTCGCGCTTACGCGACCATGGGGGCCCGGCCCGGTCCGCCCGGCGCCGGGATCCGTGCCACGCACCAACCCGCTTGCCACGCAGGGAAGTTGGCCGCGCCCGAGCCGGCCCCCCGCGGCGGCCGTCCGCTAGGGCCGGCGGATGTACGGCGTCGTCACGGTCAGCTCGACGAAACCCAGGCGCCGCAGGATGGGGCGGCTCTGGGCGGAGGCGTCGACCTGGAGGTAACGGCAGCCGCGCTCCGCCGCGATGCGGGCACGGTGGGCGATCAGGGCGCGGTAGATGCCCTTGCCGCGCCACTCGGGCAGGGTGCCGCCGCCCCACAGGCCGGCGAACTCCGTACCGGGAAGGACGTCCAGGCGGCCCGCGCTCACCGGCACGTCACCGGCCATGGCCACCACCGCGGTGAGGGTCTCGGGAGCATGGGCGAGCTGGGCGAGCAGCCGTTCCCTCAGGCGGGAGGCGTCGCCGCCGAAGGCGCCCTGGTGAACCTCGGCCAGCAGGTCCACTCCGGCCGCGTCGGTGACGGGGCGCAGGGAGATGCCCGCGGCGAGCTCGGAGTGGAGAGCGAGGTCGGCGACGCGGGCAACCATGACGGTCTCGTCGGGCTCGGCCTCGAACCCGGCGGCCACCAGGCGCCGTCCGAGGTCGGCGGGGCGGTCGTGGGCGTACAGCTTCCACTCGCATTCCACACCGAGGGACGCGAAGTGGCGTACCTGCGCGGCGATCCGGGCATCGGCGTCCGCCTCGGTCAGGTCCGACCAGAGGACGCCGTTCCAGACGGGTGCGGGACCGACCTGCCGCACGACGCCGCCGACGCGCTCGATCCGGGCCCCGGGCCCGTCGGGCACGGCGTTCTCGCGCATCTGCCGGTCGAAGAGCGCGAGCACCTCGTCATCGGCGCCGCTGTTCAGGGAGTCGGTGTCCATCGGGCCACCCCATCACCGCGAGGAGACGCCGGGCAACCGGAATGCGCGCGGCTCAGGCCCGCGGCCGTGCGGAGGTTCCCGCGGCGAGCGGGGCGGGCTCGCCCACGGCGTCCGCCCACTCGGTGAGCAGCCGCTCGTACTCCTCCGCGGGCCACTGCCCGTCCGCGCCGTCGACGAGCGCACGGATGGCGTCGTTGGCGGCATCCGCGTCGGACGGCGGGGTGCCGGGCCGGTCGGGGGAGGTAGACATGCGAACAGGCTACGGGCCCGACCGCCCCGCTGTACCCCCGATTACGTCAATGCCCAGGTGAGCGGGGTGTGGGGTGGTCAAGGTCACAGATTGTGGGGGCTTTGTGTGGGATTTGGGAGGGCGAAGTCAGGCCGCCTGCGCGGTGTCGTCGCGAACCGCGGCCGCCCACTCGACGAGGAGTCGTCGGTAACGCTCCTCCTCGTCGGGGGAGAGGCGTCCGTCGGACTGCTCCCACAATGAGCGGATCTCCGCGTTCACCACGTCGGCAGGGCGAAGGCAGCGGCGGTCGAAAGTCGGGGGCATGAGGACAAGCCTACGGCCATGAGGTGACCCAGCGCCACGGAGTGGGAACTCTCAGCCAGCATCGGCGGATTGAGCGCGGCGCCGGGGCCGGTGGGCGCGGGTGCCGGGGGCCGGATCCGGACAGGCCGGCGCGGAGCCCGTTCAACTGTCCGGCGCGGTCCGGGCGTTGCCGGGTCCCGGCGCGCGGGCCTCCGCCTATCCTCGCGGCATGGAGCAGAGCGAGGTTCTCAAGCGAGTGATCGGCATCCTCACCGAGGCCGGGGACTACCGCCGCCGCATCGAGCAGGACGGCGAACGGAGCGGCAGGGACACGGAGATCGGCATCGTCACCGCCCTGCTCAACGAGACGATGCCGCACATCGAGATCCCCGCGGACGCCACTCCGCAGGAGATGGCGACCCTGGTGGCCCGGGAGGTCGGCGGCGCCATTCGTCAGCTCGTGGCCGCCTTCAGTCTGGCCTTCGTGGCCCTCGCCCAGGCCCATGACTCCGGCGAACAGGACGTGTCGTCGGCCGATGTCCTGCAGGATCTGGCGCTGCGCGCCGAGGAGGTCAAGGGCGACGGCCCCGCGTCCGGCCCCGCGTCCGGCTGAGTGTCCAACGGGCGCGCGACCGGCGGATCAGAGCCCGCCGCCCGCGTCCGGGCTGAGGGAGCCGGCTCCGATGAGGGCGAACAGGACGACGCCCAGGGCGATCCGGTAGACGACGAACGGCATGAAGCTCTTGCTGGAGATGAACGACATGAACCAGGCGATGACCGCGTACCCCACGCCGAAGGCGACGGCCGCGGCGAACAGGGTGGGCGGCAGCGGGGCCTGACCGGGGCCGCCCGCGTCCTTCAACTCGAAGACCCCGGAGGCGAGTACGGCGGGAACGGCGAGCAGGAAGGAGTAACGGGCCGCCGCCTCACGGGTGTAGCCCATGAGGAGGCCGCCACTGATGGTGGCGCCGGAGCGGGAGACTCCGGGTATGAGCGCCATGGCCTGGCACATGCCGTAGATCAGGCCGTCCCTGGTGCTGAGCTCGTGCAGCGACTTGCGTTCCCTGGCCGCGCGGTGGCGGCCGCCCGACGCGTCGCGGGCCGCGAGCCGGTCGGCGACGGCGAGCACGACGCCCATCACGACCAGGGTGGTCGCGATGACCCGCAGATCGCGGAAGGAGGTGTCGATCTGGTCCTTCAGGACGATGCCGAGCACCCCGATCGGGATCGATCCGACGATCACGAGCCAGCCCGTCCGCGCGTCGCTGTCCCCGCGCAGCGAACGGTCGGTGAGCGACCGGAACCAGGCCGAGACGATCCGTGCGATGTCCGAACGGAAGTAGATGAGGACGGCGGTCTCGGTGCCGATCTGCGTGATGGCGGTGAACGCGGCCCCCGGGTCCTGCCAGCCCGCGAACGCCGCGGTCAGCCGCAGATGGGCGCTGGAGGAGATGGGCAGGAACTCCGTAAGCCCCTGGACGAGCCCGAGTATGAACGATTCGAACCAAGACATGGGGTGCTGCGCCATCCAAGGGGATCGGGGTGCGGGCCGGCCGGCGCGACGGGAACGTCCGAGGCGTTCGGGGGCGGTGCGGCCGCACCACCGCTCCGGTGATCTTGTACGGATCGAGCCGCACGGTAGCGACCGCGGGTGAACGGACGGTTGCCGTACGACCGCGCCCCGGGGAAACGGGAGGTGGCGGGGCGGCGTGCCGGGGGAGGGGGTGCCGGTCTGCCACGGCATTCCGGCCCCCACGGCCCCGACGCCCCGTTCCGGATG
Encoded here:
- a CDS encoding Gfo/Idh/MocA family protein, producing the protein MKVGCIGLGDIAHKAYLPVLTMLADTELHLQTRTPATLAAVADAHRIPAAQLHTDLDALLAQGLDAAFVHAPTAVHPEIVTRLLESGVPTYVDKPLAYELAESERLVALAEERGVSLAVGFNRRLAPSYAQCADHPRELILMQKNRVGLPEDPRTLVLDDFIHVVDTLRFLAPGPIEHTVVRARVRGGLMEHVVLQLSGDGFTAIGTMNRLNGSTEEILEVSGQDTKRQVLNLADVVDHKGQPTLRRRGDWVPVSRQRGIEQSVLSFLDAVRAGKTLSAQDALATHELCERVVRESLRQAS
- a CDS encoding nuclear transport factor 2 family protein; its protein translation is MTQRVDLGTLLDRLAIDELITGYAAAVDDGDWTAYRALFAADGRADYRAAGGIEGGAEEVARWLGETLLVFPVRQHLITNRVLSLQDLGGYPGDRAELRADYFNPMCCGTAGDAGPPAPDFEAGGRYAFSLVRAEEGWRLRSVTVFEKWRRLSGVLAGHSGS
- the lnt gene encoding apolipoprotein N-acyltransferase; its protein translation is MRIPVGRHGPRLASAWWRGAAALLAGALPALAFPAPSLWWFAYVALVPLLLLVRSAGSVRRAALDGWLGGTGFMLAVHHWLLPSLNVFIVVLAGLLGLLWAPWGVLVRSALGGRPSTARALAAVAVVPSGWLMVELVRSWQGLGGPWGLLGASQWEVAPALRLMSVGGVWLVSLLVVAVNTAVALCVVHRAARIAMVSALVVCALATSAVWVWAPHMQRDGHLRVAVVQPGVIEDGDARFARSEALTRALVGQRVDLVVWGESSVGQDLAARPDLAARIAKLSREVGADILVNVDARRSDKPGIFKSSVLVGPVGPTGQRYDKMRLVPFGEYIPARSLLGWATSVGKAAGEDRRRGTTPVVMTLPTGVRLGPLVCFESAFPDMSRHLVRDGAQLLVAQSSTSSFQDTWAPAQHASLAALRAAETGRPMVHATLTGISAVHGADGGRIGRWIGTSASTSAVYDIPLTTGTTPYVRFGDWAVYAALAVVVVFCAAQGTRVLRRPAAGTPAPPARTAHGSRARPGR
- a CDS encoding undecaprenyl-diphosphate phosphatase, giving the protein MSWFESFILGLVQGLTEFLPISSSAHLRLTAAFAGWQDPGAAFTAITQIGTETAVLIYFRSDIARIVSAWFRSLTDRSLRGDSDARTGWLVIVGSIPIGVLGIVLKDQIDTSFRDLRVIATTLVVMGVVLAVADRLAARDASGGRHRAARERKSLHELSTRDGLIYGMCQAMALIPGVSRSGATISGGLLMGYTREAAARYSFLLAVPAVLASGVFELKDAGGPGQAPLPPTLFAAAVAFGVGYAVIAWFMSFISSKSFMPFVVYRIALGVVLFALIGAGSLSPDAGGGL
- a CDS encoding crotonase/enoyl-CoA hydratase family protein — translated: MTDERAPAVRSERHGPVTTVVLSRPGVRNAVDGPTARALADAFRAFEADERAAVAVLWGEGGTFCAGADLKALGTARSNTVTEDGDGPMGPTRLRLSKPVIAAVAGHAVAGGLELALWCDLRVMEQDAVFGVFCRRWGVPLIDGGTVRLPRLIGAGRAMDLVLTGRPVDSPEAHAIGLADRVVPTGTARAAAERLAAEIAAFPQTCLRHDRMSLREQEGLGEEEALLNEVRHGVHALGGEAPEGAARFAAGAGRHGAFDEWA
- a CDS encoding DinB family protein, whose translation is MTTSEVPQAESARRDEPALDATERDMLEGWLEYHRGTLLWKCSGLTDEQLKRTAVPSSALTLLGLLRHLAEVERWWFVTVFSGGTDEGVYGTDEDPDGDFHFGPDDTYAEALATWHTEVAATREAAAGHGLDDLSKGTARSGQHFNLRWIYTHMIEEYARHNGHADLIREAIDGAAGS
- a CDS encoding GNAT family N-acetyltransferase, which produces MDTDSLNSGADDEVLALFDRQMRENAVPDGPGARIERVGGVVRQVGPAPVWNGVLWSDLTEADADARIAAQVRHFASLGVECEWKLYAHDRPADLGRRLVAAGFEAEPDETVMVARVADLALHSELAAGISLRPVTDAAGVDLLAEVHQGAFGGDASRLRERLLAQLAHAPETLTAVVAMAGDVPVSAGRLDVLPGTEFAGLWGGGTLPEWRGKGIYRALIAHRARIAAERGCRYLQVDASAQSRPILRRLGFVELTVTTPYIRRP
- a CDS encoding TetR/AcrR family transcriptional regulator, which produces MAARIPGTSRAELIADTALALLAERGMRGLTHRAVDERAGLPQGSTSNQARTRLALLEAAVTRQAEREAEVLTPAELPVAGANLDDVAAALARALHRSLTDHRELLVSRYELALEATRRPELRAHYDAAGRQFREPLVALMAAAGSGAPERHALGLVSFGEGLMFSCAAGSYHAEVPSEPELRRGFSELLHGMLAGPASR
- a CDS encoding FAD-dependent monooxygenase, giving the protein MNIEVDGVGGTPRAVVVGGGIGGLAAAAALIGRGWQVTVLERAAAPKPAGAGIALAPNGLRALDVIGLGDAVRALAAWQGDGGLRTPRGRWLSRTDARAAADAFGGPVVLLHRATLIDTLAAALPAGTVRTGEAAELADRGAADRPAVVRTAGGEIEADLVVGADGIHSALRASLFPAHPGPEYAGFTTWRLVVAGPARPFAPHETWGPGRLWGTQPLKDGRVYAYAAARTPRDGHGAEGELPVLRRLFGTWHDPVPAVLAAVGEGAVLRNDVHWMAKSLPVHHRGRVALIGDAAHAMAPTLGQGGNQALEDAVVLAHCADPHGDLAVSLARYSAERVPRTRAMTDKAERVARLAMTRNPAGVAARNTLIRALRLLGPGSALRPFADIMDWQPPATRMLTRQGSRTPLGDRETP